A region of Argentina anserina chromosome 5, drPotAnse1.1, whole genome shotgun sequence DNA encodes the following proteins:
- the LOC126793842 gene encoding multifunctional methyltransferase subunit TRM112 homolog A, protein MRLLTHNMLSSNIKGVTNGFPLRIEAEKVVEKQVDLNIDFLKNMFAKIEWRALVSAARTMGYSELPEEVEPSKLDSEEFLQKFHHALLELHLEEGALVCPETGRRFPVSKGIPNMLLHEDEV, encoded by the coding sequence ATGAGGCTGCTTACTCACAACATGCTGTCTTCGAATATCAAAGGTGTGACGAACGGCTTCCCTCTGCGTATTGAAGCAGAGAAGGTGGTGGAGAAGCAGGTGGATTTGAATATTGATTTCCTGAAGAACATGTTTGCTAAGATTGAGTGGAGGGCCCTAGTCTCTGCTGCTCGTACAATGGGTTATTCTGAGCTGCCTGAGGAGGTTGAGCCTTCTAAGCTCGATTCTGAGGAGTTCCTGCAAAAGTTCCATCATGCTCTTTTGGAGCTTCATCTTGAGGAGGGCGCTCTTGTTTGCCCCGAGACCGGTCGCCGGTTTCCAGTTTCCAAGGGAATACCTAATATGCTACTTCATGAAGATGAGGTTTGA
- the LOC126795938 gene encoding signal peptidase complex-like protein DTM1 yields the protein MGNHAVFRSALVCLALVVVIVGICTQSFTKMMVTYLVGVVGIGGVLLPDWAYFDRDFSRWGSPVTVEERASAYATAERSGLARFKRYPMRLTAYASIYGFAVYKWWSFVSS from the exons ATGGGCAACCACGCTGTTTTCAGGTCCGCTCTGGTTTGTTTGGCCCTAGTTGTAGTGATAGTTGGGATTTGCACGCAGTCTTTTACGAAGATGATGGTGACGTACCTGGTGGGCGTGGTCGGAATCGGGGGTGTTCTTTTGCCGGATTGGGCTTACTTTGACAGGGACTTTTCGCGGTGGGGTTCTCCAGTTACGGTTGAGGAAAGAGCCTCTGCGTATGCAACTGCGGAAAGATCTGGACTAGCAAG ATTCAAAAGGTATCCTATGAGATTAACTGCTTATGCCTCAATCTATGGGTTTGCTGTGTATAAGTGGTGGAGCTTTGTATCAAGTTAA
- the LOC126793841 gene encoding uncharacterized protein LOC126793841 isoform X2 produces the protein MLLTGHNTQHMSLAIYILMRAAVLATRCGIKSKRFGHVCKPLTWKHGDIFLMCLSSSQILSAYILKQESLPPSYKSFLKTHGGKDMSILQGVKEIATGLPFTNLEAIERYYKSVGKNIKLDPTMQVPCTIVHGDQSCSGHIFSFLIQAYKRALPVYLPVYLIPALIVHRQDLLKRHYTILLKGLLGTTRSSLFLSVYCASAWMWTCFLFKIFRTCNVPMVVMGTFPTGLALAIEKKSRRIEISLYCLARAIESFFTCLADTGYLPPQSKKLKRADVVVFSLSTAIIMHCYAEEREVFKSKYLNVLDWVFGVPPPPCETPRCKKS, from the exons ATGCTGCTTACGGGGCATAACACGCAGCATATGAGCTTGGCCATTTACATACTTATGCGTGCTGCTGTGTTGGCCACACGATGTGGGATTAAAAGCAAACGGTTTGGTCATGTTTGTAAACCTCTCACTTGGAAGCATGGTGACATTTTCCTTATGTGTCTATCCTCTTCGCAAATTCT GTCTGCTTACATATTGAAGCAGGAGAGTTTGCCTCCATCATATAAATCTTTTCTTAAGACACATGGGGGAAAAGATATGTCAATCTTGCAAGGTGTCAAGGAGATTGCAACTGGCTTACCATTTACTAATTTGGAagctatagaaagatactacaAATCTGTgggaaaaaatattaaattagaTCCAACTATGCAAGTTCCCTGCACG ATTGTGCATGGAGATCAGTCATGTAGCGgccatattttttcttttttaattcaaGCCTATAAGAGAGCTTTACCTGTTTATCTACCTGTATATCTGATTCCAGCCCTTATAGTTCATCGGCAAGATCTCTTGAAAAG GCATTACACTATACTACTAAAGGGTCTTCTCGGCACTACAAGATCAAgcttgtttctttctgtatATTGCGCGTCTGCCTG GATGTGGACATGctttctttttaaaattttcaggaCATGTAATGTTCCAATGGTGGTAATGGGGACG TTTCCAACTGGCCTGGCCTTGGCAATTGAGAAGAAAAGCAGGCGTATTGAGATATCACTCTACTGTCTCGCTCGAGCAATTGAGAGCTTTTTCACATGCTTGGCTGATACTGGATACTTGCCGCCACaatcaaaaaaattgaagagagCTGATGTGGTGGTCTTCAGCTTATCGACAGCCATCATAATGCATTGCTATGCAGAGGAGCGTGAAGTATTCAAATCCAAATACTTGAATGTTCTTGACTGGGTTTTCGGTGTCCCACCTCCACCTTGTGAAACCCCTCGCTGCAAAAAGAGCTAG